In Gemella massiliensis, a single window of DNA contains:
- a CDS encoding MnhB domain-containing protein — translation MKTNDLILKSLSAIISSCIFLLSLSLYFGGHFLPGGGFVGGLLCTMALALSMFTYGIKRVTKLLPINYIYVTAIGLLFSVGTAFSGIVTGENFFKHHFTHIHVPLMGEMELHTAAIFDLGVYLIVVGVLMSVILAFGKDGK, via the coding sequence ATGAAAACTAATGATTTAATTTTAAAATCACTATCAGCCATTATATCCAGTTGTATATTCTTACTATCTCTAAGTTTATACTTTGGCGGTCATTTCTTACCGGGCGGTGGTTTTGTCGGCGGTCTTCTTTGTACAATGGCATTAGCTTTATCGATGTTTACCTATGGTATTAAACGTGTTACTAAGTTACTACCGATTAACTATATATATGTAACCGCAATAGGACTTTTATTTTCTGTCGGTACGGCATTTAGCGGCATTGTTACCGGTGAAAATTTCTTCAAACACCATTTTACTCATATACATGTTCCGCTAATGGGAGAAATGGAGCTGCACACAGCAGCAATATTCGATCTTGGAGTTTACCTAATTGTCGTTGGAGTTTTAATGTCTGTTATATTAGCTTTTGGAAAGGACGGTAAATAA
- a CDS encoding sodium:proton antiporter encodes MEFYMIILCGILVGFGVYLMLSKSMIRIIIGVGLFGHAANLIILISGGLGDGAIPIISELGKNYVDPIPAALILTAIVIGFAVTCLLISIYIANYKLKGSDNVIELEDVENIKEETHYAK; translated from the coding sequence ATGGAATTTTATATGATTATCTTATGCGGTATTCTTGTCGGTTTTGGTGTTTACCTAATGCTTTCTAAGAGTATGATTCGTATTATTATAGGTGTAGGGCTTTTCGGTCATGCAGCAAACTTAATAATTTTAATTTCCGGTGGTCTTGGTGATGGTGCCATTCCCATTATTTCAGAACTTGGGAAAAACTATGTAGACCCCATTCCGGCAGCACTTATTTTAACAGCTATCGTTATCGGTTTTGCTGTAACATGTCTACTTATTTCAATATATATAGCAAACTATAAACTAAAAGGCAGCGATAATGTTATTGAATTAGAGGATGTTGAAAATATAAAGGAGGAAACTCACTATGCTAAGTAA
- a CDS encoding proton-conducting transporter transmembrane domain-containing protein: MLSNLPVIPIFIPLLFAAITILFRRRVAMQRLLAFTATLLTLGFSILNIYMVNKHEILILEMGNWASPFGITLTLDGLNSILVTTSGIVFLATLFYSFKTIDKKRELSFFYPGFLLIMVGINGAFTTGDIFNLFVFYEILLMSSYLLLLVGINKEQLKSSISYVLMNVFAGSLFVISIGYLYTIVGSLNMAHISQTIANMQDRRGIYLVGAVMIFVFCMKGALFPLFTWMNRSYAAPPISISIIFGALLTKVGLYSIIRTYGLFYSESSFIKTYLLILGTISIIAGSVGAIYQKNLKQIVIFNIVISLGVMVTGTATLNSFGVKGALFYAVNDILLKAALFIIVGLIIYASGVKFLQKCGLINKYPTLGWVFLIVTLSLAGVPPFSGFYGKALIVKGLVIDHQIFVAGVVTLSGLVVFYSLIRIFLNIFYDNINKNLVLKPLPKGILIPLVTLVAIALIIGVSSNLLDGFFERGISTILNSKDYIDLVLKKGA; this comes from the coding sequence ATGCTAAGTAATTTGCCGGTTATTCCGATTTTTATACCTCTTCTATTTGCTGCTATTACAATTCTGTTCAGACGTCGTGTAGCGATGCAAAGATTACTTGCTTTTACAGCTACACTGCTAACATTAGGATTTTCGATACTTAACATTTATATGGTTAATAAACATGAAATTCTAATATTAGAAATGGGAAATTGGGCTTCACCTTTCGGTATTACCTTAACATTAGATGGATTAAACAGTATTCTAGTTACTACATCCGGCATTGTGTTTTTGGCAACACTGTTTTATTCTTTTAAAACTATTGATAAAAAAAGAGAACTCAGTTTCTTTTACCCGGGATTTTTACTGATTATGGTTGGTATCAACGGAGCGTTTACAACAGGAGATATATTTAATTTGTTTGTTTTCTACGAAATTTTATTAATGTCTTCTTACTTATTGCTGTTAGTGGGAATTAATAAGGAACAATTAAAATCTTCTATCAGTTATGTGTTGATGAATGTTTTCGCAGGAAGTTTGTTTGTTATCAGCATTGGTTATCTATATACTATTGTCGGTAGTTTGAATATGGCTCACATCTCACAAACAATAGCAAATATGCAGGATAGACGCGGTATCTACCTAGTTGGTGCTGTAATGATTTTTGTTTTTTGTATGAAAGGTGCATTGTTTCCTCTATTTACTTGGATGAATCGTTCATATGCAGCACCTCCGATTTCAATTTCAATTATTTTCGGGGCATTATTAACCAAAGTCGGACTTTACTCTATTATTAGAACATACGGATTATTCTATTCGGAATCAAGTTTTATTAAAACTTACTTACTTATTCTCGGTACTATATCAATTATTGCAGGCTCAGTAGGTGCAATATATCAAAAAAATTTAAAACAAATAGTTATCTTTAACATAGTCATATCACTCGGCGTTATGGTAACCGGAACAGCCACATTAAATTCTTTCGGCGTTAAAGGGGCATTATTCTATGCCGTAAATGATATTCTTCTTAAAGCAGCCTTATTTATTATTGTAGGTTTGATTATCTACGCTAGCGGTGTTAAATTCCTACAAAAATGTGGTCTTATAAATAAATATCCCACTTTAGGTTGGGTATTTCTTATTGTAACTCTGTCGCTTGCCGGTGTTCCACCATTCAGCGGTTTCTACGGTAAAGCCCTAATTGTAAAAGGTCTTGTTATTGATCACCAAATTTTTGTAGCCGGTGTTGTTACACTATCCGGACTTGTGGTATTTTACTCACTAATTAGAATATTCCTTAATATTTTTTACGACAATATTAATAAGAATTTAGTATTAAAACCACTTCCTAAAGGTATTCTTATCCCTTTAGTTACATTGGTTGCTATTGCACTAATTATTGGAGTAAGCAGTAATTTATTAGACGGATTTTTTGAACGTGGAATTTCTACCATTTTAAATTCAAAAGACTATATTGACTTAGTCTTAAAGAAAGGAGCATAA
- a CDS encoding Na+/H+ antiporter subunit E has translation MAIQFLINIFIGILWMFFSGNYNLEYFFVGYFWGMVILFIFRKIFFKFSIGKQLYYTYAYKWLKLIVIFLVELLKAGVNVLKMMFRKNLDVNPVIFEYELTIKKNWQITLLANMITLTPGTLTVNVGYNNKTLFVHCLDTDNIEGEIVSIKNSFEKAILEVDLNG, from the coding sequence ATGGCAATACAATTTTTAATAAATATTTTTATCGGTATTCTTTGGATGTTCTTTTCTGGTAATTATAACTTGGAATATTTCTTTGTCGGATATTTTTGGGGTATGGTTATACTCTTTATCTTTAGAAAAATTTTCTTTAAATTTTCTATCGGCAAACAACTTTATTATACTTATGCTTACAAGTGGTTAAAACTTATAGTGATATTTCTTGTAGAGTTGCTAAAAGCAGGTGTAAATGTTCTAAAAATGATGTTTAGAAAAAACTTAGATGTCAATCCGGTCATTTTTGAATATGAACTTACAATTAAAAAAAATTGGCAAATTACATTACTTGCTAATATGATTACATTGACACCGGGGACTTTAACCGTTAATGTCGGATACAATAACAAAACATTATTCGTTCACTGTTTAGATACAGATAATATTGAAGGAGAAATTGTGAGCATTAAAAACAGTTTTGAAAAAGCAATATTGGAGGTTGACTTAAATGGATAA
- a CDS encoding monovalent cation/H+ antiporter complex subunit F yields MDKIVEYTILLGIFTSLAMILFLLTYIVKKPGIFDKLIASDLLAMPLICLIVLVSMYYKTFSYVSLILIIAIICLVGTVVTARFLAKKEVFKNDTK; encoded by the coding sequence ATGGATAAAATAGTTGAATACACAATATTATTAGGTATTTTCACCTCCCTTGCAATGATACTCTTTCTTTTAACTTATATCGTCAAAAAACCCGGTATTTTTGATAAACTGATTGCAAGTGATTTACTGGCTATGCCGCTTATTTGCCTAATAGTCTTAGTAAGTATGTATTACAAAACATTTTCTTATGTTTCACTAATTTTGATAATTGCTATTATCTGTTTAGTAGGTACTGTGGTTACAGCTAGATTTTTGGCTAAAAAGGAGGTTTTCAAAAATGATACTAAATAA
- a CDS encoding cation:proton antiporter: protein MILNNILSIIVILLILVAIVSMIATIIGFIRLPDELTKIHAAGVTGSFAVELILIAGFIYFYRYLEVFEYKFLLAILFLFLVAPVSAHMISLNAIIFNKKIYSKNNTDEAKKVLEDIKKLNK, encoded by the coding sequence ATGATACTAAATAATATTTTAAGCATTATTGTTATACTCCTTATTTTAGTAGCAATAGTTTCGATGATAGCAACTATAATAGGTTTCATAAGACTTCCTGATGAATTAACAAAAATTCATGCGGCAGGTGTTACAGGTTCATTCGCAGTAGAACTAATTTTAATAGCAGGTTTTATTTACTTCTACAGATATTTGGAAGTATTTGAATACAAATTTTTGCTAGCTATACTTTTTCTATTCTTAGTAGCTCCGGTATCGGCACACATGATTTCACTTAATGCTATTATTTTTAACAAAAAAATCTACTCTAAAAATAATACTGATGAAGCAAAAAAAGTTTTAGAGGATATAAAAAAACTAAATAAATAA
- the glmM gene encoding phosphoglucosamine mutase — MRNYFGTDGIRGVAGKTLTADLSFKVGKALGTLLTNKKEHPKVIIGRDTRISCDMIEYALIAGLTSVGVDVMPIGVIPTPAIAYLTKTMETDSGIMISASHNPYQDNGIKIFGPDGFKLTDDEELKIEHLINSSNEIKNTSFDKIGKTYLATELTQKYIQHIKQSINNDLLGLSIALDCANGATTQVAPFLFGDLEADIETIGCKPNGININDNVGSTKIHTLADFVKEHNVDVGFAFDGDGDRVLAVDNEGNIVDGDKIMFILAKHLKDNNELKDNMVVSTVMSNIGFYKALEANGLSSKKTSVGDRYVVEEMRKNDYSLGGEQSGHIIMMNYATTGDGILTAVQLASIIKNSGKSLKELADEVNIYPQKLVNIKVNNKKEVMEDEEILLECKKVEKELENNGRILLRASGTENLIRVMVEASTDELTDKYCEQVAKLVREKYEVK, encoded by the coding sequence ATGAGAAACTATTTTGGAACAGACGGTATTCGTGGTGTTGCAGGAAAAACATTAACAGCCGATTTGAGTTTTAAAGTTGGTAAAGCACTTGGAACATTGTTAACGAATAAAAAAGAACATCCAAAAGTAATAATAGGAAGAGATACCAGAATATCTTGTGATATGATTGAGTACGCTCTTATCGCCGGCCTTACAAGTGTCGGTGTTGATGTTATGCCTATCGGCGTTATCCCCACTCCGGCTATTGCCTATTTAACAAAAACTATGGAAACTGACAGCGGGATTATGATTTCGGCATCACATAATCCTTATCAGGATAATGGAATTAAAATATTTGGACCGGATGGTTTTAAATTAACAGATGATGAAGAACTGAAAATAGAACACCTAATTAATTCTTCAAATGAAATAAAAAATACTTCATTTGATAAAATCGGAAAAACATATCTTGCTACCGAACTAACTCAAAAATATATTCAACACATTAAACAATCAATTAATAATGATTTGTTGGGATTAAGTATTGCACTTGACTGCGCAAATGGTGCTACAACCCAAGTCGCTCCGTTTCTATTTGGAGATTTAGAAGCAGATATAGAAACTATCGGTTGCAAACCTAACGGAATTAATATCAACGATAATGTAGGTTCAACCAAAATACATACTCTTGCAGATTTTGTTAAAGAACATAATGTTGATGTTGGTTTTGCCTTTGATGGTGACGGTGATAGAGTTTTAGCAGTCGATAATGAAGGAAATATTGTAGATGGCGATAAAATTATGTTTATTTTAGCTAAACATCTAAAAGATAATAATGAATTAAAAGATAACATGGTCGTTTCTACTGTAATGAGTAATATCGGTTTTTATAAAGCCCTAGAAGCAAACGGGTTATCCTCTAAAAAAACTTCTGTCGGGGATAGATATGTAGTTGAAGAAATGAGAAAAAATGATTATTCTCTTGGTGGAGAACAGTCAGGGCATATTATTATGATGAATTACGCCACTACCGGCGACGGCATTTTAACCGCCGTTCAGTTAGCTAGTATTATAAAAAATTCCGGTAAATCATTAAAAGAATTAGCCGACGAAGTAAATATCTACCCGCAGAAGTTAGTAAATATAAAAGTTAACAACAAAAAAGAAGTAATGGAAGATGAAGAAATACTTTTAGAATGTAAAAAAGTGGAAAAGGAACTGGAAAATAACGGTAGAATTCTTCTTCGAGCTTCCGGAACTGAAAATCTTATTCGCGTAATGGTGGAAGCCAGCACTGACGAATTAACAGATAAGTACTGTGAACAAGTGGCAAAACTGGTAAGAGAAAAATATGAAGTTAAATGA